One Ricinus communis isolate WT05 ecotype wild-type chromosome 7, ASM1957865v1, whole genome shotgun sequence genomic region harbors:
- the LOC8273745 gene encoding E3 ubiquitin-protein ligase ATL31: protein MTVKQFNLSPLIVHHGITWVLLSLVYSSAYAQTSTNNLQYGVPYNFDPTIAIVIVILVCAFFFIGIFSIFIRQCSDSEPRIVAGSKRVGLDPDVIEKFPVLVYSHVKDHVKILECAICLSEFEDDETLRLLPKCNHVFHPECIDEWLTCRVTCPVCRANLQEAPTAESSTVSEVARQEVTINVDEEQSGESPVSRKNQFPRSHSTGHSLAENVERCTLRLPEELLRTKIMASAKLKRAMSFNVILAMEGSSSKGSSRGKHRGRSVFS, encoded by the coding sequence ATGACAGTGAAGCAATTTAATCTCAGTCCTCTGATCGTCCACCATGGAATCACATGGGTACTCCTCTCGCTTGTATACTCTTCAGCATACGCCCAGACAAGCACTAACAATCTGCAGTATGGAGTTCCCTATAATTTCGATCCTACAATAGCTatagtaattgttattttgGTGTGTGCTTTCTTCTTTATCGGGATTTTTTCTATCTTCATCCGTCAGTGTTCAGATTCAGAGCCCAGAATTGTTGCTGGAAGTAAGCGGGTCGGTCTCGACCCTGATGTGATAGAGAAGTTCCCTGTTCTTGTTTACTCTCATGTAAAAGATCATGTCAAGATATTAGAATGCGCAATATGCTTGAGTGaatttgaagatgatgaaacGCTGCGTTTATTACCCAAATGCAATCATGTTTTCCATCCTGAATGTATTGATGAATGGTTAACTTGCCGTGTTACTTGTCCGGTTTGCCGAGCAAATTTACAGGAAGCACCAACAGCAGAGTCTAGTACTGTCAGTGAAGTAGCACGACAAGAAGTCACTATTAACGTTGACGAAGAGCAAAGCGGGGAATCGCCAGTGAGTAGAAAGAACCAGTTTCCGAGATCGCATTCGACGGGACATTCACTGGCAGAGAATGTTGAAAGGTGTACATTGAGATTGCCCGAGGAGCTGTTGAGGACAAAGATCATGGCAAGTGCCAAACTGAAACGGGCTATGAGTTTTAATGTAATTTTGGCAATGGAAGGGAGTTCAAGTAAAGGCAGCAGCAGAGGAAAGCACAGAGGCCGGTCGGTTTTTTCATAA